The Erigeron canadensis isolate Cc75 chromosome 1, C_canadensis_v1, whole genome shotgun sequence genome segment atattatattaaatttctTAATTTCCATAAATAAGTTTCCCTAAATGGTCAGTTACTTGACATACCAAAAATAGCTATGCCTGTAGTTAGGAAATTTAAGTCTGTATCAACATTTGAGAACATTAATTTCTGACCCATTTTACATCAGATTATATATACTCATCAGTAACTTTTAAGAGATAGGGGTGAATTACAACCTAGGAAAAGGGCTATTTTTAACAGCTTTCTGTCCATATTTTCTCCATCGATAACCATCTTCGAGATGATCAATTTCGCTCTTTGTCATGAATGCAACCCGCTGTTGACGAATTCTTTTTGGACCTTTCTTTTTAACCTTGACACTGGAAATCATATCAATTCAAGCAACTTTTATCATCACTGATCATAATATAAGACAAGCTagcatcaaatatatatacttcataTTTTAGTTCAATGAACTAGCTAGCTTCtatagtctatatatatatatatatatatacatatctgcAGACATATATAATCCGATTGACCATGGCGTGCATATCTGATAATAAAGTCTTTTTTATTTCCAATGTCGTTACGGATCAAAGGGATGTGATTTCATAAGTAATTAAGTAGTAACACAacaaattaatttgattaattatgTCAATATGTTTAATCGATCACTTTtagctttaaatttaattagttaaggAAACACATGTTTTGGCTATATATGGTGAATTCATGCAGTTGCATGGATTAGTATAGTGTAGTAGTAGATAGTATAGTACTGAAGTGCACCAGAAAACTTTAAAGCACCAACgaaataaattaaacttaatGAAATTTAAATGAAGATAACggtaaaaatttaatgttaaagACCTTTCAACTGAACTTATTGGCATTGTATGTCTACTACTACTTgaacaatcaatcaattaaaactCATTTATGACCaagtagctagctagctagttacGAAACCAAATTAACTTTGGTTAACGTAAAAACATGTCCACAAACGCTACTACACTTAATTATTTGTCACCAAATTTACATGCATTATGTTCAAAAACCCAAAATATGTTATACACAAACTTTAAGTAATTATCAAAAGAGCGATACATACAATGACGAATCcagatattttagaagatgaGGACTGAAATACAGTATATTTTTTAGGCATATATACAACAATGTTTCCGGATTTGTTATCAATcgatttttaactaattaagatATACGTAGTCTAACACTCTAACTAGCTACTGGTACacaagatatatgtatatatacctaGCGAGATATACTTAATTAGaaggttatatttcaaatatGAGAAGTATGTAAAAAACAGTACATCATCCGATCGACTACTATATAGatggtaattatatatatatagtgcatggtaataatcatgactaatttataaaaaaaaattgaacataTACATaggatatgatatgatgatactatatatatatatatatattgttgtctatatgtatgtatgattCAAggagcatatatatatgtggataATTTACAGCCGTCATTTTATTAGTggaaaaataatacgagtatattagCTAGCACGCCAATGGGAGACCCACGCCAAATCCGCCGCAATAACGGCGGAGTTCTCGAAAAAACAAGTGGTGGAAAACAAATTGAGACCGACCCACCCACCCTTTGAATTGTCAAAATTTACAGAAAATGCCATGACTTGCGTGAAACAGGCAAACAGAAGCAACATGGTGGGTGCCATTCCAAAGTACGGACACATCTTTcacattccatatatatatatatatatatatatcatcatgatatataaaaatcaataattaattaattactacatacttttcaaaaaaaattgatcAGCGCTTTCGAtcgattttcttttttgatataaaaatagtGCATAAAATAATTGCTTGTATAGTACGTACGACTTTTCAACTAGAAAGACtttgtatagtatatatatatatatatgtatgtatgtatatgtcacGGGGATAATTAGCTGTTATGCAACAATTAATTAGTTTTGTAGAAGTAAAAACTTACCCTGTGTCTGGTGGCGGCGGGGGTTTATCACTAGGACCGACATCACCAGAAGCTGCTTCAGGTCGATCCTCAGAAGAGCTAGATGACGGTAACGGATTAGTCGGCGTCATCGATACATCCCCTGAGTTGTCGACAGATCCGGATTGAAAATAACCCgtagaattattattattgttcattTCTGTCTTATAATAGCTAGAATTATTACCTCCTCCAGAATCATCGGTCGATTCTGGAGGAAGCTGGATGTTCCATCCGAAATCATTTAATATGTTGTTGTCTTTTGTATCGGTGCTGAAGAAACCGAAATCGGTGTGAAGATTCCAAGCGGAATCGATCGGATCGGAAGAGTGGTGATGATCATCATCCATATAGAGTATGTAaattgaaaaaggaaaagaatgaaaagtttttctttttagggttttagggggGAGATAACGCGTAGGAAAAAGGTTATCTAGCTTGAGTGAAACGTTAAGTGAAATaattggagaaaaaaaaaataaagataagataataattattaaaatgaaaaaaaggaaaaaacaaagataagaaaaaacaaCCGTCGTCTCGATTTTAAATAGTCTTATGGAAAGTAGGCGCGTAAATTAACACTTGAGAAAAAGACATACGAtttcttatattattttttcaattcTGTAAATACATATTCAAATCAGAAATGCAATACTCATTTTGGAAACTACGTACAGTCTACAGAACTACAACCTCGCAagctatattattttattactttcTCCATCTCACTATGtgatagtttttaatttttaaagtctaatatttataatttttaaccttaaataattttatttgtgttagataatacttgataattattatataaatttattgtgtttttaaacGTGTTTTTTTAATGGTATCAAATTCGCGTGTAGGCAGCGCTGTCTGTCGTACCGTTGACTCTATATATTCATTGAATTTGCTTGATTCCATTTTTTATATAGGCTCGCTCCCTCTTTTTCCAAGAATTCATGCACTTTCCTTtaacttttatcaagttttatataaaacaaaaatatatatttatggtcaaagttt includes the following:
- the LOC122583290 gene encoding probable WRKY transcription factor 57 — protein: MDDDHHHSSDPIDSAWNLHTDFGFFSTDTKDNNILNDFGWNIQLPPESTDDSGGGNNSSYYKTEMNNNNNSTGYFQSGSVDNSGDVSMTPTNPLPSSSSSEDRPEAASGDVGPSDKPPPPPDTGVKVKKKGPKRIRQQRVAFMTKSEIDHLEDGYRWRKYGQKAVKNSPFPRSYYRCTNSKCTVKKRVERSSTDPTTVITTYEGQHCHHTIGFPRGLLNQESVYARYMAASPSSNTSQQLIYPRAQLPQIGNLSVSRLHSLQPRVVVPSSEAAGNHGSHELQPDDDQSSFHQADSRVDHQGLLGDIVSPKTRN